The window AACGTCTTCGCCTACTTCATCGATCCGGTCGGGATCGTCATCGAATACACCGCCGAAGTTCTGCAGGTCGATGACAACTACGTGCTGCGCGGGCCGTCGGAATGGGTCTGGCCGCCCGGCAGGACGGACCAATGGGGCATCGCCTCTCCGAAGGCGGATCATGTCAAGGCGGCGCAGACAGCGGTGCCTTACGCCGATGTTTAACCGCGCGATCCGCACACCGTCGAATCCCGAGCGGAGTCCTGAGTGATGCGTTCATCACAACAGCACCGGAGCGATGTCCAGGTTGTCGTGGTCGGTCACGGCCCTTCGGGAGCCATCGCAGCCAGCCTGCTGGGGGACAGGAACATACGAACGCTGGCCATCGATCGTCAGCGCGACGTCTACGACAAGCCGCGTGCGATCGCGATCGACCATGAGATCTTTCGCCTGCTCGACAACCTCGGCGCCGCGGAGCGCATCCGGCCCTACGTCGCGCCGTTCCCGGCCTCCCGGCATTTTGGCGCCAAGGGCCAGTTGATACGTCAAATCGATATGGTCCCGGAGCCGTATCCGCTTGGCTATACCCCCAGCATGGTCTTCACCCAGCCGCCGGTCGAGGCGGCCCTGCGCGAGCACGCTGCGGCCTATGACAGCGTCGACGTCGAACTCGGAACGGAACTGCTCGGTTTCGATCAGTCGCCGGATCATGTGACGCTGCATCTGCGCGACGACAAGGGAGCGGCGCGCTCCGTCAGGGCTGACTATGTCATCGCTTGCGATGGAGCCTCAAGCGGAACGCGGCAACAGCTCGGCATCGCCCTCGAAGACCTCATATTCGACGAGCCGTGGCTTGTGGTCGATCTGCAGGTCGACGGCGCCGCGCTCGGAAAATTGCCGCAGACTGCCGCGCAATTCTGTGATCCGTCCCGACCGACGACGTTCATCATTGGCCCCGGCAATCATCGTCGCTTCGAGATCATGTTGCTGCCGGGGGAAGATCCGCGTGAGATGGAAGCGCCGGCGAACGTGTGGCGGCTTCTCGCCAGATGGATCGGGCCGCACGACGCAACGCTGTGGCGTGCCGCGAGCTATCGGTTTCATGCGCTCGTTGCCGCGCAATGGCGGCGCGGCCGCATATTCCTCGCCGGCGATGCCGCGCACCAGCAGCCGCCGTTCATCGGCCAGGGCATGTGCCAGGGCATTCGGGATGTCGGAAATCTGGTCTGGAAACTCGATCGGGTTCTCAAGGGACAATCCGGCGCCTCGCTCCTCGACACTTATGGCGAGGAGAGGGGCGAGCATGTCCGCCAGCTCACCACGCGGATCAAGGCGATCGGTCACGTCATCTGCGAGCGCGATCCGGTCGCGGCCGAGGCGCGGGATGCGCGTATCCTTGCAGAAGGCGGCGGTCACCCCCGCACGTTCACCCGCCAGGAGATCGTCCCGCCGCTCCAGAAAGGTCTTTTGGCGTTCCCGCTTCATCCGGCGCACGGCACGCTGTTTCCGCAGCCCTGGATCAGGATGGCGGTGGGACGCCGCTTGCTCGACGCTGCCGCAGGAACCGGGTGGCGGCTTGTGCTGGATGAGCGAAGCGCGCCGGATATCACCGCGGATGTGCGGGCCGATCTGATCCGGCTGGGCGTGCGGCTGATTCGTGTCCATGCCGCCGAGGCAGCGGATCGCGCCGGCCACGATGCCGTCGCCGAGGAGGATGGCGTTCTCGCGGCCTGGTTCGACCGTCACGGCTGCCGGGCCGCGATTGTCCGGCCGGACCATTACGTCTTCGGTGTCGCCAGCAACGAGGCTGCGCTCGGCACGCTGCTCACCGGGCTTGCGGAACGGCTTCAATGATCGACCGCGAGCTGTTGTGTCAATCTCCGTTCACCGCTGCGGTTTTCAACGCCAGGATATCAAAAGGATATCAAGATGAAGTTGGCAAGTTTTCGGATCGGCAATAACAGCACCTGGGGTGTGATCGACGGCGAGCAAGCGCTCGACGTCGGGTCTCTCCTGCGCGATCGGTATCCCGACCTCAAATCGGCTATCGCCGCCGACGCGCTGACCGCGGTGCGCGATGCGGTCCGCGAGGCCGGGCGTTATCCCGCGGCGGACATCACCTGGCTGCCGGTGATTCCAAATCCCGATAAAATCCTCTGCATCGGTCTGAACTACGAGACGCACCGCAAGGAAACCGGACGCTCCGAGGTGGAGAACCCCACCGTGTTCGGCCGATTTGCCAACAGTCAGACCGGGCATCTCGCCGACATCATCCGGCCGAAGGTTTCGCGCGATCTGGACTTCGAAGGCGAGCTCGCGATCATCATCGGCAAGCCCGGACGATACATCGCGCGGTCCGATGCGTGGTCTCACATTGCCGGCTACGCCTGCTATAATGAAGGCAGCGTGCGCGATTTCCAGCGTCATACGCATCAGTTCACGCCCGGCAAGAATTTTCCGCAGACCGGCGCTTTCGGTCCCTGGATGATGACGCCGGACGAACTCGGAGATGTCGCGCCACTGCGACTTCAGACCCGCGTCAATGGACAGATCGTCCAGGACGCGACAATCGATCAGATGATCTTCGATATTCCGCGTCAGATCGAATACTGCTCGTCCTTCACGCGCCTCGAGCCGGGCGATGTGATCGCGACGGGGACGCCCGGCGGTGTCGGTTCCAAGCGAACCCCACCGCTCTGGTTGAAACCCGGCGATATCGTCGAGGTCGAAATTGATCGCCTTGGCGTGCTGCGCAATGGCGTCGCCGACGAAACCTGATCGAGGCGCGGCAGCCGGCGCCGACAGCGCGTCAGGCTGCCCTCTCATCACCGCTCAATTGTCACGCACCCGCAAAAAGCGACCAAGCAAGTCCCGCGGGTGGCCACGTCCAGGAGGAACATCATGCTCAAGCTATTCCGTCGAATACTGGTGACCGGCGCGACCCTCTGCCTCTCGCTTCCAGCATTTGCACAGTCATGGCCGCAACGGCCCGTGTCGATCGTGGTCCCCCAGGCGGCAGGCAACAGCCCGGACGTGCTGTGTCGCCTGATCGCCGAAAAACTCTCCCGGGCTCTCGGGCAACAATTCGTCGTCGAGAACCGTCCGGGCGCCGCCAATCTCATTGGCACGCAGTCGGTCGCCCGTGCCGCTGCCGACGGCTACACGTTCCTGTTTGCCACGTCGGCCTCGCTTGTCACCAATCCCTACACGTTCAAGAAACTCCCCTACGATCCCGTGAAGGATTTCACGCCGGTCGCGATGGTGGGCCGGAGCAACCACGTCCTTCTCGTCAACCCGGAGGTGAAGGCCAAAACGCTGCCGGAATTGATCGCGCTTGAAAAAGCAGCACCCGGCACCTTGAGCATGGCCGTCGACGGCCCGCGCAACCTCTCGGGCCTGATCGCTCAATCCATCAACAAACAGGCCGGCACCGGTTTCGTTTTGATCCCCTACAACACCACCACGAACGCGATCCAGGACAGCATGATGGGACGCACCCAGGTGACGATCCAATCGGCATCGGTTGCAGAGTCCTTCATCACGGCGGGCACGCTTCGGGCGATTGCCGTTGCGGGCAGCAAGCGCATCGAGTCCCTGCCGGACGTGCCTGCGATCTCGGAAACGTTGAAAAGCGTCGATCTGCAGGGCTGGTTCATGGTGATGGCGCCGGTGGGCACGCCGTCGGACATCATCGACAAACTCAGCGCGGGGATTGCGCGCGCTTTGGAGGCACCGGACGTGCGGGAGCGGGCTCCCGTCCTCGGCTTCGATGTCCGCGTCGGTGACGCGGTGACGCCTGCAGGCGCCAAGCTCTTCTTCGAAGCCCAGCTTGCATCCTCAGGCAAGATTATTCAGGACCTCGGTATCGAACCCGAATAGCGGATGATTGGCCAGTCGGCCGCTTCACCCCGCCGCCACCGCCTCAATCTCCAGCAACCACTTGCTGTCGAAAATCCCCGCAATGATCACCGTCATCGCCGGCTTGCGGTCGCCCAACACGTCGTTGCGGACAGCACGATTTTCCAGATTGTACGTCCGGTCCGACAAAAACGTCGTGACCTTGACCAGATTGTCAAAGGTCATGTCGATGGCCCCGAGCTGGGTTTCGATGTTGGCCCACACCAGCCGCGCCTGCTCGGCGAACGTTTCCGGCACCTTGCCGTCCACGTCCTGTGGAATCTGGCCGCTGACGAATGCCCAGCGTCTGGCGTCGCTCACTTCGCAAAGCTGGGCGTAACCGCCGGCCGGCTGCGGCGCGCCAGCGGCATTGATGCTGCGTTTCTGCATGAGAGTTCTCCTTGAATGAAATCCTGTCGCGTTTGTCGAGTTTAGTTCGAGACGCGTTCGGAAGGCCACTCCTGATAAAGAGAACAGCGTGATGGTCGTCAGGACGGATCGGCCCTATTGCGCGACGCACTTCCCCTTGTTGGCGGTGGTCGTGAGGCAGATCGCGTCGGGGCTGCCGATGCGCACACGGCATTCCGCATTGGTCTTGCATGCGGTGACGCATTTGTTGTCCTGGCAGACCTTGCCGCTGCCGCACAGCGCGGCGCTTCCGCTGGTGCATTCGAGAATCGAGTCGCAGCTGCGGCGGCAGGACACGAAACTATCGTTGCAGGTGCTGACGTGCTGGCTGCAACTCGTCGCGCAGCTCGCCAGCGTGCGGTTGCAGGCATTGTTGCAGGTCGAACGATCGGCGGCCGGCCCGCGGTCGCAGTCCCGGGCGCAGTCGGAATAGCTGTCGACGCAGACATTGTTGCAGACACCGGTTGCGCTGCCGCCGCCGGAAGCCGGCAGCGCCGAGTCCAGGCAGAACGCGCGGTGTGCGGAGCAGCGGCGCTGGCAGATGTCCTTGAACGTTGCGGCGCCGGATACGTCGATGGAGACCGGGGAGAATGTCATCAGCCCGGCCACGGCAACGGCCGCAGCGATCAAGGCGACAAGACGAGCAAGCGTTCTCAGCATAGCCGATCCCCCTCTGTCCCGGCCAAATCATGTCCGACAAGAGCGATGACCGCAAGGGTGGTAAAGTCAGAGATTTACCCGGCATCGGATACCGTTGTGGGGATGAGAGGGCGCTTGCGTTGCGGCAAACGTACACATAGCTCCTCATCCTGAGGAGCAGGCGAAGCCTGCGTCTCGAAGGACGAGGCCCGGTGCGGCTCGCGGCCTCATGGTTCGAGACGCGCTGACGCGCTCCTCACCATGAGGGGATAGCGCGCGGCATGTGTTGACATTCGTAGCCCGGATGAGCTCCGCGATATCCGGGGTGCTTACGTCGAGATGGATTCCCGGATGTCGCTTTCGCTCATCCGGGCTACGCAAATATCTCAGGCTTTCCCCAAAATATCCCGCCGCAACACCTCCCAGAACAGATCCTCGCCATTGGCGACGTTCTCGGTCCAGTGATCAGGGGCGTTGTCATCGGCCGCGTCGGTGATGAACTTGAAGGCGCGCCAGGGCACGTCATAACGCTTGCAGGTGTGGGCGATGGCGAACAGCTCCATGTCCACCACGTCGACTTTGTTGTCGGCCAGCCAGGGATCGGCTGACGTGACGAAGCTGTCGCCGGTGCCGCAGATCGCGGTGCCGTAACCCGAGGCCAGCACGGTTGCATCGTCGCTCAAGGGCGTGACGCCGCGCGGCGCCAGCGGCATCGCCATCATGTCGCGCTGGACCACGTGGGAGATTTCCAAAAGGCCATGCAGGTCCGCGGAGATCTTGCCGCAGGTGCCATAGTTCACCACAAGTGCGGGCTTCGCTTTCAGAATTGCCGCCGTCATCGTGATGGCGGTGTTGATCTTGCCGACGCCGCCATAGACAACCTCGACCCCGTCGGGGGCGCGGGCCGCGTTCAGTTCGCTTTGCAACGCAGTCAGGACGAGAATTTTTGTCATGCGAAATACCGATCCAGCACGTTGCGATAAATCTTCGTCAGCCGCTCGAGATCGGCCACGGGGGTGCGCTCGTCGATCTGATGCATGGTCTGGCCCACCAGGCCGAATTCCAGCACCGGGCAGTAATGCGCGATGAAGCGGGCATCGGACGTGCCGCCGCCGGTGTTGAGATCGGGCTTGCGGCCGGTGACCTCTTCGATCGCGCCCACCACCATGTCGGTGAACGGGCCCGGCTTGGTGATGAACACGCCGGCATTCGA is drawn from Bradyrhizobium prioriisuperbiae and contains these coding sequences:
- a CDS encoding bifunctional 3-(3-hydroxy-phenyl)propionate/3-hydroxycinnamic acid hydroxylase encodes the protein MRSSQQHRSDVQVVVVGHGPSGAIAASLLGDRNIRTLAIDRQRDVYDKPRAIAIDHEIFRLLDNLGAAERIRPYVAPFPASRHFGAKGQLIRQIDMVPEPYPLGYTPSMVFTQPPVEAALREHAAAYDSVDVELGTELLGFDQSPDHVTLHLRDDKGAARSVRADYVIACDGASSGTRQQLGIALEDLIFDEPWLVVDLQVDGAALGKLPQTAAQFCDPSRPTTFIIGPGNHRRFEIMLLPGEDPREMEAPANVWRLLARWIGPHDATLWRAASYRFHALVAAQWRRGRIFLAGDAAHQQPPFIGQGMCQGIRDVGNLVWKLDRVLKGQSGASLLDTYGEERGEHVRQLTTRIKAIGHVICERDPVAAEARDARILAEGGGHPRTFTRQEIVPPLQKGLLAFPLHPAHGTLFPQPWIRMAVGRRLLDAAAGTGWRLVLDERSAPDITADVRADLIRLGVRLIRVHAAEAADRAGHDAVAEEDGVLAAWFDRHGCRAAIVRPDHYVFGVASNEAALGTLLTGLAERLQ
- a CDS encoding fumarylacetoacetate hydrolase family protein, which gives rise to MKLASFRIGNNSTWGVIDGEQALDVGSLLRDRYPDLKSAIAADALTAVRDAVREAGRYPAADITWLPVIPNPDKILCIGLNYETHRKETGRSEVENPTVFGRFANSQTGHLADIIRPKVSRDLDFEGELAIIIGKPGRYIARSDAWSHIAGYACYNEGSVRDFQRHTHQFTPGKNFPQTGAFGPWMMTPDELGDVAPLRLQTRVNGQIVQDATIDQMIFDIPRQIEYCSSFTRLEPGDVIATGTPGGVGSKRTPPLWLKPGDIVEVEIDRLGVLRNGVADET
- a CDS encoding Bug family tripartite tricarboxylate transporter substrate binding protein — protein: MLKLFRRILVTGATLCLSLPAFAQSWPQRPVSIVVPQAAGNSPDVLCRLIAEKLSRALGQQFVVENRPGAANLIGTQSVARAAADGYTFLFATSASLVTNPYTFKKLPYDPVKDFTPVAMVGRSNHVLLVNPEVKAKTLPELIALEKAAPGTLSMAVDGPRNLSGLIAQSINKQAGTGFVLIPYNTTTNAIQDSMMGRTQVTIQSASVAESFITAGTLRAIAVAGSKRIESLPDVPAISETLKSVDLQGWFMVMAPVGTPSDIIDKLSAGIARALEAPDVRERAPVLGFDVRVGDAVTPAGAKLFFEAQLASSGKIIQDLGIEPE
- a CDS encoding RidA family protein produces the protein MQKRSINAAGAPQPAGGYAQLCEVSDARRWAFVSGQIPQDVDGKVPETFAEQARLVWANIETQLGAIDMTFDNLVKVTTFLSDRTYNLENRAVRNDVLGDRKPAMTVIIAGIFDSKWLLEIEAVAAG
- a CDS encoding 5'-methylthioadenosine nucleosidase — encoded protein: MTKILVLTALQSELNAARAPDGVEVVYGGVGKINTAITMTAAILKAKPALVVNYGTCGKISADLHGLLEISHVVQRDMMAMPLAPRGVTPLSDDATVLASGYGTAICGTGDSFVTSADPWLADNKVDVVDMELFAIAHTCKRYDVPWRAFKFITDAADDNAPDHWTENVANGEDLFWEVLRRDILGKA